CAGTTCGCGTTGCGGTGATCCCCGCTCATCCGAATGGCCCGGCATCCAAGCTGACGTAGTGCCCCCATTCAGGTTCGATCGCGGGGCGAAACGCCCCGCGTGGAGCTTCCTGCGCGCACGTCGTGCACGTTTCGCTGGCGCGTCGTTTGCTTGGTCTCCCCCCATGAGCCTGCTCCACAATCTACGGCCGGCCTCCGAGCCGTTCGTAGCCATCGATGGATTCCTGCACCCCAACTTCGGCCCCGTAGCGGATCGGCTGCGTGAGCAACTCGACGGTTCCGTGGGCGGCGCAGCGGTCTGCATCTACCACCGTGGGCACTGCGTCGTGGATCTCTGGGGCGGCGTCCGCGATGCCGCCGGGCAGCCGTGGCTGAAGGAGACGATGTCGCCCAGCTTCTCGACCACGAAGGGCGTCGCATCGACGTTGCTTCACATCATGGTCGATCGCGGGTTGCTCGACTACGACGATCGCGTTGCGAAGCATTGGCCCGAGTTCGCGGCAGCCGGCAAGGCAGAGATCACCGTTCGACAGATCCTCTCGCACCAATCCGGCCTCTACCACATCCGCGAGATGATCGACCGGGCCGATCGAATGCTCGACTGGGAGCATATGATCACCGCCATCGAGGAGACCGAGCCGATCCACACGCCCGGGGAGCGGACCGGATACCACGGCCTGACGTATGGCTACCTGGTCGGCGAGATCCTTCAGCGTGTGACCGGTCGAGCCTTTTCCGACCTGGTGAAGGAGGAGTTGGCCACGCCGCTGGGGCTCGATGGCATGTTCATCGGCACCCCCGAGGAGGAACTCAGCCGGGCCGCCGAGCTCATCTGGCCGCGATCCAGCGTGGGACCCCGCTGGATCGGCCAGAGCATGGTGCGCCAGGGGATGACGGCCGCAGCTCCGCTGGTGGAGATCGGCGCACGACTCGCAGGTATTCAGGTCGACCTGCGCAGCATTCTCGATTCGCTCGCACCGCGCGGGATCGATGATTTCGATTTTGGTGCGGAAGAGACCCTGCGCGCATCGATTCCTGCGGCGAACGGCCTGTTCACGGCTCGTTCCCTTGCACGAATGTACGCGGCGCTCGCCGGCGGAGGCCAGATCGGCGGGACACGAATCCTCTCCAAGAAGGCGCTGCTTCGAGCGACGCGCGTGCAGACCAAGGTCGCCCACCGCGTCGTGATTCCCTTCGATATGCAGTGGCGCCTCGGCTATCACGGCGTATTCACCACGCGCGGGACACCGCGGCACGCCTTCGGGCATTTCGGCTTCGGTGGCTCCGGAGCCTGGGCGGATCCGAGCCGCGATCTGGCCGTGGGGCTGATCGTGAACTCCGGGCTCGGCACGCCGTTCGGCGACATGAGGATCGCCCGCATCAGCGCCGCGGCGCTCGAATCGGCGGATCGCGGGCGAGCCGTGCGGCGCGCCGGTGTGGCCGGCCGCAAGCCCACCAGCGTGCCCGGTGAGGAACCGGCGCATTCCAGGGCCTAGCGTACGCAGGCGGCGCGAAAGCGGTGACCTTCCGTGAGGCCCGCCTCCAACCGGCATGCTTGCCCGGCTAGCTTCCGGAACCCTCTTCAGCGGCCTTCGCCGAACGCCTGAAGCCACGATGCGGGCCCTCGATCAGCGTGTAGATCACCGGAACGACGAAGAGGGTCATCATCGACGAAACCAGCAGGCCCGAGATCACCGCGATGCCGAGCGGCGCCCAGAACTCACCACCCTCGGCGATCCCCAGTGTCAGCGGCAGCAGCCCGGCGATGGTCGTGATCGTGGTCAATAACACCGGACGGAAGCGCGTCTCAGAGGCCGCCGAAGCGGCATCCATGAGCGACATGCCCGCACGGCGCAGCCGGTTGATTGCATCGATCAGCACGATTCCGTCGTTCACGACGATCCCCGTGAGCGACACGATGCCGATGAACACCATGAAGCTGAACGGCGTGCCCGTGACGAGCAGGCCCAGGGTGACGCCGATGACCGATAGCGGGACCGCGAACAGCACGATGAACGGCTGTCGCAGGGAATTGAACTGCACGACGACGATCGCGTAGATCAACACCGCGGCCCATTTGAGCGCGTCCCACAGGCTGGCGTAGGAACGATCGCGCTCCTCGGTCTCACCGCCGAATTCGAGATCGATGTCATGGGGCAGCGGAAGCGTCGCCAGCGCTTCGCGCGCCGCGGCTTCGAGGGTCACGGACGAAGCCTCCGCAGAGACATTGGCGCGGACCGTCA
This region of bacterium genomic DNA includes:
- a CDS encoding beta-lactamase family protein codes for the protein MSLLHNLRPASEPFVAIDGFLHPNFGPVADRLREQLDGSVGGAAVCIYHRGHCVVDLWGGVRDAAGQPWLKETMSPSFSTTKGVASTLLHIMVDRGLLDYDDRVAKHWPEFAAAGKAEITVRQILSHQSGLYHIREMIDRADRMLDWEHMITAIEETEPIHTPGERTGYHGLTYGYLVGEILQRVTGRAFSDLVKEELATPLGLDGMFIGTPEEELSRAAELIWPRSSVGPRWIGQSMVRQGMTAAAPLVEIGARLAGIQVDLRSILDSLAPRGIDDFDFGAEETLRASIPAANGLFTARSLARMYAALAGGGQIGGTRILSKKALLRATRVQTKVAHRVVIPFDMQWRLGYHGVFTTRGTPRHAFGHFGFGGSGAWADPSRDLAVGLIVNSGLGTPFGDMRIARISAAALESADRGRAVRRAGVAGRKPTSVPGEEPAHSRA